One part of the Engraulis encrasicolus isolate BLACKSEA-1 chromosome 17, IST_EnEncr_1.0, whole genome shotgun sequence genome encodes these proteins:
- the LOC134467063 gene encoding uncharacterized protein LOC134467063, giving the protein MSEETFTCLCNKLRPSLEQGDTNFRACVPLRKRVAVALWKLATGSDNRTIGQLFGVSIPTVCRCVQEFVAAAVLHLITDQIAMFPDQDKLADIAADFNDQWGLPNCVGAIDVLHIPIEAPVVHHTDYRNQKGWHSILLQAVVDGKGLFWNVLAGMPGGMRDARLLKLSALWKLTTERQRFSVHTRDIGGVTTGCYLLGDSAYPLQSWLMKPLQDNGRLTAEQQAFNQRLRGARVVVENAFGRLKGRWRCLLKKSECDLKLVQSMVLVCCALHNLCERQGDEYESGWDAEEDPVVEQGEEEEEEEDSGVEQGEEEEGGSDVHKGLMLYLLNR; this is encoded by the coding sequence ATGTCAGAAGAGACGTTTACCTGTCTTTGTAACAAACTGCGGCCATCATTGGAGCAGGGGGACACAAACTTCAGAGCATGTGTGCCATTAAGGAAGAGAGTTGCTGTTGCGCTCTGGAAACTCGCCACCGGCTCAGATAACAGGACCATTGGGCAACTTTTCGGAGTAAGCATCCCgacggtgtgtcggtgtgttcaAGAGTTTGTTGCAGCGGCAGTCCTGCATCTTATTACGGACCAAATTGCCATGTTTCCTGATCAGGACAAGCTGGCAGACATCGCTGCCGACTTCAACGACCAGTGGGGTCTTCCAAACTGCGTGGGGGCCATTGACGTGTTGCACATACCCATTGAGGCCCCAGTGGTGCACCACACGGACTACCGCAACCAAAAAGGATGGCACTCCATCCTCCTTCAAGCTGTTGTGGATGGAAAAGGCCTGTTCTGGAATGTCCTTGCTGGGATGCCTGGCGGTATGCGGGATGCCAGGCTACTGAAATTGTCTGCACTCTGGAAACTGACGACAGAACGGCAGCGTTTTTCTGTTCACACCAGAGACATCGGCGGCGTGACCACAGGTTGTTATCTCTTAGGAGACTCAGCCTACCCCCTGCAAAGTTGGCTGATGAAACCATTGCAAGACAACGGACGATTAACGGCAGAGCAGCAGGCATTCAATCAAAGACTCAGAGGAGCGCGAGTGGTGGTCGAGAATGCTTTCGGACGGTTGAAGGGAAGGTGGCGTTGTCTGCTGAAAAAGTCTGAATGCGATCTGAAACTTGTGCAGTCGATGGtgctggtgtgctgtgctctgcacaATCTCTGCGAAAGGCAAGGAGATGAGTACGAGTCGGGGTGGGATGCTGAAGAAGACCCAGTAGTCGagcagggggaggaagaggaagaggaagaagacagtGGGGTCGagcagggggaggaagaggaaggaggcagTGATGTCCATAAGGGTTTGATGCTGTATCTGCTGAATAGATAA